The following nucleotide sequence is from Natronosalvus caseinilyticus.
GATCCGACGTACCTCGTCGCCGACGGCGCTCGCTCGATTCCCCTCTGGTACGACGCCGCCGGGTCGGTCGTCAGCGACCGCGGGTGGGCCGTCAGGGACGCCGTCGACGCACCTCGAGACCCGGTCGCCGAGTGCGAGTTCCTCCTGACGCGGTACGTGACCGGTCCCGACACCATCTGGCGGGACGTCTTCGCCGTGCAACCGGGGGAGGTGGTTCGCCTCGAGTCGCGCGACGTCGACGGTGCCTCCGGCGACACCGGCGATGGGGACCGAGCCGTCACTCGCCACACCTACCGCGAGTACTGGCCTGCCGCCGAGACGCCGACTGCGGAGGACGAGTGTTTGGGCGATCAGCTCGAGATTCATCTCGCGCGCCTCGAGGCCGGCCTCCAGACCGCACTCGACCGACTCGAGGCCGTCGCGGGCGACCGTCCCGTCGTCCTCCCGCTCTCGGGCGGGTACGACTCCCGGCTGCTCGCCGCAGCCCTCGTCGAGCGCGGACGGGAGGCGATCGGCTTCACCTTCGGTCGCTCGGGCCACCCCGACGTCGAGGTCAGCCGGGAGGTCGCGGCGGAACTCGGGATCCGCTGGGAGTTCTACCCCTACTCGCGAGAGCTGTGGCGCGAGTGGTACCACGGCGAGGACGGCCGCCGCTACCGGGAGTGGGCCTTCGGCGGGGACGCCCTCCCGTTTCTGGCCGAGTGGCCCGCCGTTCGCGGGTTGCTCGAGGACGGCCGGCTTCCAGACGACGCGCTCTACTGTCCGGGTCACACGGTGGCAACACCCAGCGAACGACTGCCGCGGTTCGTCGGCGAGCCCCCGTACGCACCCGATCGGCGGGCTGTCGGGTGCGGGCCCGCCGTGGATGCCGACGAGCGAACAAGCGCCAACGAAGCACTCGAAACGATCGACCCCACGCTCGAGGCGCTGGTCGAGTACGTCCTCGAGACGCACTACGTGCTCTGGGACCTGGACGACGTCGCGAACGTGCCCACGGACGATGGCGGAAGCGTCCGGGACGCGTTTCGCGAGTGCATTCGACGCGGCCTCCTCGGCGACCGAGATCCTGAGACGATCTCTGACCCCGCGACGGCCGCCGCAGCCTACGAGCGCTGGGAGTGGCGCGGGCGCATGTCGACGTTCACCAACGGCGACTGCCGGGTCTACGAGGACGCCGGCCTCGAGTGGTGGCTCCCGCTGTGGGACCCCGCCTACGTCCGGGCCTGGGAGGCGGTCCCCCTCGCCTTCCGCCGCGGTAAGGGGCTCCACGCCGACCTCGCAACGGCCATCTACTGGCGGGTCGCCGGTATCGCTCACGACCGGGCCGCGGTGACGGATCGAACGCTCGAGCCCGAAGATCGCCTGCTCTCGCTCGTCCGCCATACCCCCATTCGGCAGTTCACCGAGCGTGGCGGCGACTGGGCGCCGCCGTTTCTGGCCCCACGCGAACAGTGGCGCGAACCCGGATCCCACCCGCTCGCCTGGCACGGAATCGTCGACGATGCGGGTCTCGAGGCCGTCCCCTCGAGCCGAAATCTCTACGCGCTGCGGACGCTGGCGCGGGTCGAGGGCGTCGACCTCGGCGATCCGTCGTGGCTCGCCGACGTGGGCGAGCAGTGGTTCGAGGAATCGTCGCTCTCGAGTGACTCGAGGAGTTAGAACAGAAGGGTAAACAGGAGGTCCCCGTAGACGAGCGCGACGACCAGCCCTGCGAAGATCGGCACCAGAAACGGTGTTCCCGGTGAGATCCAGACGACGTCGCGTTCGCCGAGGACCTCGAGGCCGTCCCGAAGCGTCTCGGGATTGGTGCCGTAGGCCGTGCCGTCGATGTCCTCGAGGAACGCTTCGGCGCCCCAGGGGTCCTCGACTTCGACGTCGGCTGGTACGTCGGTATCGCGCTCGAGGCTGTCCTGGATGCGACTCGACCCGCCGTCGCGCCGAACCTCGGCCGTCACCGCACCGTCGGTCGGCGGATTCGGCTCGTCGGGGAGACTCGTCGGGTCGCGATACGTCTCCGGGTCTGCCCGGAGTTCCTCGAGGCTGAGTCCCCGCCAGCGAAGGTACATTCGGAAGGCGTCCAGGTCGAGGCCGCTCAGGGACCGCCCCGAGGGAGCGTCCAGGAGTCGTCCGTGGGTCGTTGAAACCTCGCGCCAGTCAATTGGCCAACCGATGAACATCACAGGATCGGTCCGTCCAGCGGCGGCATTACGGATCGCGAGGGCTACCGGAATGAGTACGCCGAGGAGGACCGCGTTCGTTAGGATAGCGAGCGAGAACGGGCTGAGACTCGGTTCATCGACAGGAATCGACCACGAACCGATTTTGTAGGCAGGATGCGTCGGAAACAGCAACGCGAGCACCAGCAAGGCCTTCGCGTCGGCACCGCCGAAACCGCCGAACCACCAGAAGAGGTACGCGAGCGGGACGACGACCCCGAGACTCAGCGCCGAGGGGACGAGAAACTCGTGACTCCAGACGACCCCGCCGGCCCGGTAAGCGACCCAGCCGTCCCAGACGAATAGGACCGCGGCGAGCGCCGACAGCGGGATCCAGACCGAACTCGAGATCCGGCGGGTCTTCACGTCGCGGACGGCCGCCCAGGCGAAGACGGGGACGGCGACGAGCCGGAGGAGGTCGGGCGTCGAGGCGATCGGGACGACGTCGTACACGTTCGCTACGGCGTCCCGATGGGTGGTAGGTGTTACGGCTGCGACGGAGTTTCGAACGAGGTAGCTCGCCCGGAATCAGTGGGGAGACGTCTAGAACCCGTGGCGATCCTCGAGCAACACGAGCTGCGTTCGGTCCTCGACCCGTTCTCGCTCGAGCGAGACCAGTTTCCCGACGGTACTCCCCTGCCCGTAGACCTCCTCCGCGCGGGCGTCCTCGAGCGGCAAGGCGAACTCCCGAACGCGCTCGACGGCGGCGGCCCAGCTGGGTTCGATCTTGTTCGCGCTCCCGACGAGTACGAGGCGTTCCGCGGCGAACGGCCAGGCGCTCACGGCGTTGCCGAGCGCGTTCGCGCCGAGGAGTTCGCCGCTCCGGGCGATGGCGTTGACGCTGTCGAAGAAGACGTCGGCCGTGGCGGCCTCCCGGCGCGCGTCCGCCCGCTCCTCGTCGTCGTCGATGTCGGCGATCCGGTTGCCGAGGTACTCGAACCCATCGGACGCTTCGAGGACGTCCGTGAAGCCGATCTCCTCCAGCGTCGTGGAGTGTCCGTCCATCACCGTCGCCCCCTCCGGAATCTGGGCGACGAGGTGGTCGCGGGCCGCCTCGGCCGATTCGAACCGGTGGACGTCGACGTTTCCCTCCTCGACGTTCGCGATCGTCTCCTCGATCACGTCCTCGTCGGGCACCTGATCGAAGCGGTCCTCCTCGAGGTCCAGTTCGTCGTCGAAGTCGTCTTTCGTGTAGTAGTCGTCCGTCATGGCATGGCCTCCGTAGTCGAGTACGTGTTCACGTTTGCGCTCATTCGTCCGACCCGGCCGCAAACTCCTCGACGATGGCCGCACAGAACGCCTCGAGGTCGTCCGGGTTCCGGCTGGTGACGACCCCGTCGTCGACCACGACCTCCTCGTCGACCCACTCCCCGCCCGCGTTCTCGATGTCCGTCCGCAGGCTGGGGTAGGAGGTGAGCGTTCGTCCCTCGACGACGTCCGCCTCGACCAGCGCCCACGGGCCGTGACAGATGGCGCCCGCAGGATTGCCCGACTCGATGTGCTCCCTGAGGAGGACGACCGCGTCCTCGTCCGCACGGAGTTTGTCCGCACCGACGGTTCCACCGGGGACGATCAGCCCGTCGTACTCTCCGACGGCGACGTCGTCGAACGATCGATCGACCTCGTACGAATCGCTCTCCTCGAGGTCGTTGGTGACCGTCTGGCCAGCCTCGCGGTCGATGCCGAGCACCTCGACCGTGGCGCCGGCGTCGGTGACGGCCTGTTTCGGTTCGGTGAACTCGACTTCCTCAGTGCCGGCCGGTGCGAGAAAGATGCCGACCGTCACGTCCTCGAGTTGGTGTTCGGATTCGCTCATCACCGGTCGTTCGATACAGGCGACGAAAACGGCCGGCCCTGTCTGTGAAAGGTCACCTCAGCCCTTCGTCGGGGTCTCGAGAGTGGTGGTTCTTCGAGCCACTCGAGGAAAAGTGGACGACTGGCGTTCGCGCTCGCTCGAGGGCGCTCTCGATCCAGAGTGACAGGATACAAATGCGTTTACCGCGTGATGCTAGAAAATGGTTTGAAAGCGCGTTTCGGATTAGATGACGCGGTTCTGAATAGTAGTGTTAATCATAGGTTTTACATAGATAGACTCTCGTAAGAGAGTATAGGTAGAAATGGCAGATAGGACAGAAACGATAGGAGTCCGTGTGACACCTGCCGAGCGGGAGAAATTCGAGTCACACGTTGAAGAATCGGACGAGTTTGAAAGTCTGAGCAGGTTCTTAAGAATCGCTGCTCACCGCCATATCGTAACCGATGACCAACCTGAAGCATCCATCGATAGTGGTGAGATTGTAGACGCGATGGAAGTTGCGTTATCAGACGTATCAGAACGGCTTGAAGAACTAGATAATAGGCTCGCTGAGATAGATGCCTCCGTTCGTTCGTCGGATGAGATTCAAAGCCTCACTCACGAGATTATCTCCAATCTTCCTACGGAAGACGAACTAGTTGACGCTATGAATATGGAGCCGATGTCGAGCACGAGTCTCGAAGCAGCGAGGTCTCTGTCTACGGTTGGGGCGTGGGCTAGCTACTTCGAAGTCCCCGAGGACAAGACACGGCGAGCACTTGCTCGAGCACAAGAATTCCCGGATGTCAAATACATCGAAGGAGATTACGGATATCGGCGGTACTACAAGACGGAGGATATCTAATGCCTCCACGGTACAAGAAAGCGAAGAACTGCCGTAATGAGATATACGAATATATCGATGACTTAGATGCAGGAACAGATGACGACAACCCGGAGATGCGTAGCAGCGGTAGTACTCAGCGATACCGCCAAGACCTCCGCTGGTTCGATGAGTGGCTTGACCACAACGAAATAGACTCCGTGACAGAAGTAACCAGTGCGAAAGCCAATCGACTTGGTCGAACCCTGTCGAAAGAATTCAATGGTTCAACTCCCCTTTATCGCTGGAATCGAATTCACGCGTTCTACGAATGGTTAAAAGCGATGGAATTGGCGGAGGAAAATCCGCTCAACAAGTGGCACGGTAAAAAAGATGAGAAGTGGGGGATGAGTCGGACATCAGAGCAGTCTAAACGCCTTGAGGAGGACGAAAATTACGCTGTGACGGAAAAAGATGTCCGTCTCATGGAAGAAAACGTAAACCAACACCGGATACGTGACCAACTGATAATTCGCTTACTCTGGCAGACCGGTATTAGAAGAGGTGAAGCGTCCAATTTGCTAATATCAGACGTATGCCGTGACAAAAGGGAGATTACAATCAGGAAAAAAGTGGCGAAATATGGTAAGAAACGGATGGTGGCCTACCAATCGTCGTTAGATGGTCTATTGACCGAGTGGTTAGACTACGGATATCGTGAAGAGATGGCAGCAGGTTATGACCACAACCATCTACTGGTCGGTGAACGAGGCGCACCACTATCTGGCGACCGAATCAACGAAATTGTCTACGAATCAGCGGACCGCGCTGGAATTAACCGGAAAATATACGCTGACGCAAATGCCGGAACGAATGAAAGCGGCGACCCTAAACCTAACCGTTGGAAAATCACGGCTCACAATATCCGTCACGGGTATGGAACGTACCTTGTGAACGAAACGGATGCTGGAATCTGGGAAGTCTCAAAGCAACTCGGACACGCCTCAGTATCAATTACTGAGGATATTTATGTTGAGGATGACCCGCGCGCCGGGATTGACCATGCCCATAAATACGGACCTGACTGATTCCCGACTAAAGTCCTCTGTTTTATTGTAATTATTTTAAATTGTTTTATATATTGGCCCCTCGTGTTGTATCTCATTGACTGTATCTAAGAGTAGGTCGGGGTTTTCAATTCCGACCCGGACAATCGCAGTATGAACATCAGCAACCTGCGCATCCCATAGCGTGTCGTATTCTAACTCCAACCGTTTGAGTTCGCGTCTAAACGCCCTACGGTCATGCAGTTGTATTGTTGTTGATTCTGCCATGAATGTTCATTCAGTTGTTAGAATAAAGATGTGTGGTGCAGCAAAGTCGGAAATCTACCACTCCGGTCGGCAATAGTTATTTATGCAACCACTCTATACGCGTGCCCCTTATTTAGGGGTAATTAGAGGGGGTGATTTCCAGCACCGGATATAGACAGCAAAAGCCCCCCACCCCCAAATACCCCTAAATGCGAGGGTGAGATGACCTCATTTATAACATACTCTAAGAGGTAAAGGGGTGCTATCAAGAGGGATTCGCTATCATTCGGGACACTATGTGGGTTGATGTGTCCCAATTCGACCCGTGTCGGGACAACACTTATACGAGTCATTTTATATTGGGCTGATAAGTCGAAATCAAGGCGGCTAACGCGTCTGGCTCGACTCTAAACAACGCACGAGAACAATGGTTCGAAATCACGACACAATAACGAGGCTCAAAGAACGAACGAGTCGTAGCGTCTCTGATGGACGGGTACGAATCCCATCAGCGTGGTTGCGCAGCGTAGGAAACCCAGACATTGCGACGATAGACTGCATCGAACTAGCAGATGGAACAACGGAGGTGCGCCTCCGGTTCGAGTGATGAGTTCCCCGCGTCACCTGTTAGAGCAGGCGACGCGGTGAAAATCCGTCGAACCCCTCTGGGTCACGGCTGTTGGGTGGTCTTGGCGACCTGCACTGGCATTAATCGGCACACATCTAATGTCTTGCGACTCGGCGACTTTCACCCGGAGGTGTTCACGTTTTAATTAATATACAAGGTTTAAATATGAGTTTAACACACGACAACCCGGCCGAGGAACAGTCCGATAACGACAGCAGCAGCGACATACACAACGTCTGGGTCGAATTCAAGGACCGCCTCGACAACGTTGAGGACAATCCTGCGACCACTGGAAAGCTCGCGTCAGAATTCGCGAGGAACCTCGCGACAGCACACGTCTACGATGGTGCCGACAGCGTGGTCATTGACAGCTTGCTCGGGCAGTTCGCACGGAATGCTAACGTTCAAAAAGGTAAGCTCGAAGAGACGTATGAGACCTACGTCGAAACCCTAGAAGCCGAAGCAGAGGCAGACAAGGAAGAGAACGCTGATAATGACGGTATAGTCGTCATCTCCCCGGATAAGCTCCTGACAAATCACGTGGCAAAGGTCATCAAGTACTGTCCTACTGATGCGAGTGCCGACGCGCGTTATCTCTGGGTGTTCGAGGACGGTGAGACGATGGAGACTAAACGGCAGCACCTCGCCCTGAATTCATTCAGCGACGAAGCCCACGACCAACTTGGTCGAATCGTCTCCGACAACACGTCTGATGATTGTGACCTTCCGTGGCGAACGTTCGTGAAGCTATTCATTGAGCGGCATAAGGAGGAACGCGAAGAGAAAGGGGACCGGTCCTACGCTGTCGAAGACCTGCGTGCCGTCATTGAACAGCGTCCGGCCACTACTGAAAAAGACGACGCAGCCATGTCGAGCTTACCGTGGGTCAATGAGGACGAAGACGGTGTCCTTTACGTTCCCAGCGATATCGTCCAGCGTGTCCTCATCGACTATGATACCATCAATGCGCGCGATTTACAGGTGGAACTTGACGAAAGAGGCGTTAAGCTCGGTAACGTAAAGCAGACCTCGGCCGCCGGAACACTCGTCCGGTTCTGGCCTCTTACGCGCAACTTTGCAGACGTCTCTCTCGAGGAGTGTGATGACGATGAATGATGGGGTCGAGGTCCCACGATACCCTATCGTAGGTTGTGAAGATGTCCCTATTACCGAATCGGCGAAAATAAATGGGCCACCGGGAACTGGAAAAACAACACAAGGTCTGTGCAGAGTACAGTGTCTCGTAGCGGAGGAGGGTTACGACGTAGACGACGTCACGTGGATAACCTACCGACGCTCGCTCGCAGATGACCTCATTGAGCAAATGGTTGACTGGGGACTTATCGAGGAAAAACAATTGATTGACCCCCAACACGGCGCTACGAAACAAATCAGCACCGCTCACGCGGTCTGTTATCGCCTCCAACGAGATGAATTCCAAAATCGCCGTACACCATCATGGGATGATTATCGGAGATTCTGTGACGAATACTACTCAGTTCCGTATTCGACCCCCGTATCCTCTGGTTCGAAACCCCGTGGTGAGACTCTCTTTGGCGTCTACTATTGGCTCAAGAACAATCGGAAGAGCATGCTGGAGGCGACAGACTGTGACCGGTATATGGACCTCATGGAGATATGGCCGACGTCACCGTCGCTTCAGCGATTCGAGACCGACTGGGAGGGTTTCAAGGAGCAAGAAAGTTTAGTCGATTATCATGAATACCTCGAACGGGCTCTGGAGCGCAGTATTACTCCCGAGACGGATATTGTGGTCATTGACGAATACCACGACGCGTTCCCGCTCTTACACGCTCTGGCGAAGGAATGGATAAACGACGCTAAGACAGCAATAGTCCTTGGCGACCCACAGCAAGTAGTCAACCACCACGAAGGTGCGTCACCTGCATTCTTCGAGGAACTCGACCTCCCCGAGATACATCTGATGAAGACTCACCGGGTCCCCAAATTGTTGTGGAATGCCGCTTCGAACGTTCTGAAGGGGTACCACACCCCGCACACCCCTGATTTCGCCTCCTCATACGAAGGAAACGCACTCGACGAGGTACACGCACCGACGTTCTGGTACGACCAGCAAACGAATACGTGGGAAGCGCCCACTGGCCAACGCGGTTCACCAGATTCCCTCATCGAACGCTACGTTGAAGCAGGAGAACAGTCACTGTTCCTCGTTAGAGCGCGGTTCCAACAGCACGGAATCGCAGCAGGTTTCAAAGACACTGGAATTATATTCTGCGCTCAGGAACGGTCTGCGGGCTGTTGGCATCAGGATAACCGGAAGCGCCACCTGTACAATGCGCTCAAGCGTCTCGAAGGATACGATGAGAATACAGCCGTCTATCTCCGGGGGCCAGAGGTCCAAGAACTGTTGCACTATACCCGTGCGGAAGATTTGGAATATAATCACTCGACCATTGAGACGGTCGCCAACTCACGGTGGATGCGGAACTCCGTTGTCCATGTCAATGCAATAGACGACCTCGTCACCGACTCGTGGTGGAACCGATACACGCGAGGTGAGACATCGGTTGCCTTTCTTGTCGAACGGGAGGGTGAACACGCACTCCCGCGCGCTGAATTAATGGCTGCACTGGCCCGGAACGCTGAACCCACGGTTGATGTGGAGAGGGAAGGTGACGGGCTCGCGAACGCACCGACCATTATGACGATACACGCGAGCAAAGGCACTGAAGCAGACCGAGTGTTCGTCTACGATGGTGTCACCAAGCGAATTCGCCGCGAAACACGGAAAAACATCCGAGCAGACGCTAATGAAGATAGGACGTGGTATGTGGCTCTCACGAGGGCATCGAAACAAACAATAGTCGTTCGTGGAGCGTTCGAATTCATGTCTAGCCACCTTCCATCGAAGGGAGTATTAACATGACCCGGAACATCGACTGGGAGGCTGTAGGAGACCGAGTACGAGAGAAAACAGACGACCCGATGACTCCAGTTTCTTACGAAGTACTCTCCGATGCACTTTGCGACGTTGAACAGGACATCGGCCTCCCCGGAGGCTACATTGAGAATGCTGTCTGTGAGGGTATTCTGAAAGAACATCGAGGCGGTTCTGATGCTACGTACAGTTTCAACCTCAATACACGCCAAGAGAACAATAATAATGACAAGGAGAAGGTTCCCGACCCAATCAAGACGGGGGAGGTTGACCTTCCGAGCGTACTAACGGTTGAAGACGACCCTGAGTGGCCCGAGTATATGGCCTATCGAAACAATTGGGTACTTGGGCTGTATGGCGAAAAACAGCCGCGAGCACCGTGGCAGGGCTCTGGTCTCTACCCATGCAAATGGAAAAGTACCCTCCGTGGAGATGAGAGACCGGAGACCAGCTTCGATGCTGTCTGCCAGTGGGTCAAGCTCGTGAATGGGTCTTATCGAAACGGTCTCTCCCAACCCGACAACACGGACTACGGAAGAGCAGTCCCTGCGTATCAACTCCCACCTAGCGAGGACTGGTTGGATGAGAACCGAGTCCTGTTGTTCATCGATTGGGACGATGTTCGCGACCCTGAAACTGGGGAGATAATCGAAGAATGCCTCGAATGGCTGGAAA
It contains:
- a CDS encoding DJ-1/PfpI/YhbO family deglycase/protease: MSESEHQLEDVTVGIFLAPAGTEEVEFTEPKQAVTDAGATVEVLGIDREAGQTVTNDLEESDSYEVDRSFDDVAVGEYDGLIVPGGTVGADKLRADEDAVVLLREHIESGNPAGAICHGPWALVEADVVEGRTLTSYPSLRTDIENAGGEWVDEEVVVDDGVVTSRNPDDLEAFCAAIVEEFAAGSDE
- a CDS encoding A24 family peptidase C-terminal domain-containing protein → MYDVVPIASTPDLLRLVAVPVFAWAAVRDVKTRRISSSVWIPLSALAAVLFVWDGWVAYRAGGVVWSHEFLVPSALSLGVVVPLAYLFWWFGGFGGADAKALLVLALLFPTHPAYKIGSWSIPVDEPSLSPFSLAILTNAVLLGVLIPVALAIRNAAAGRTDPVMFIGWPIDWREVSTTHGRLLDAPSGRSLSGLDLDAFRMYLRWRGLSLEELRADPETYRDPTSLPDEPNPPTDGAVTAEVRRDGGSSRIQDSLERDTDVPADVEVEDPWGAEAFLEDIDGTAYGTNPETLRDGLEVLGERDVVWISPGTPFLVPIFAGLVVALVYGDLLFTLLF
- a CDS encoding asparagine synthase-related protein produces the protein MNVRLRDEGWVRRCGVAVRGQAFDGADLLEMPAIAERFARALEGETSQNQDGDARLEAVAACADSLEGFFAAVVDLDADPTYLVADGARSIPLWYDAAGSVVSDRGWAVRDAVDAPRDPVAECEFLLTRYVTGPDTIWRDVFAVQPGEVVRLESRDVDGASGDTGDGDRAVTRHTYREYWPAAETPTAEDECLGDQLEIHLARLEAGLQTALDRLEAVAGDRPVVLPLSGGYDSRLLAAALVERGREAIGFTFGRSGHPDVEVSREVAAELGIRWEFYPYSRELWREWYHGEDGRRYREWAFGGDALPFLAEWPAVRGLLEDGRLPDDALYCPGHTVATPSERLPRFVGEPPYAPDRRAVGCGPAVDADERTSANEALETIDPTLEALVEYVLETHYVLWDLDDVANVPTDDGGSVRDAFRECIRRGLLGDRDPETISDPATAAAAYERWEWRGRMSTFTNGDCRVYEDAGLEWWLPLWDPAYVRAWEAVPLAFRRGKGLHADLATAIYWRVAGIAHDRAAVTDRTLEPEDRLLSLVRHTPIRQFTERGGDWAPPFLAPREQWREPGSHPLAWHGIVDDAGLEAVPSSRNLYALRTLARVEGVDLGDPSWLADVGEQWFEESSLSSDSRS
- a CDS encoding LUD domain-containing protein, which translates into the protein MTDDYYTKDDFDDELDLEEDRFDQVPDEDVIEETIANVEEGNVDVHRFESAEAARDHLVAQIPEGATVMDGHSTTLEEIGFTDVLEASDGFEYLGNRIADIDDDEERADARREAATADVFFDSVNAIARSGELLGANALGNAVSAWPFAAERLVLVGSANKIEPSWAAAVERVREFALPLEDARAEEVYGQGSTVGKLVSLERERVEDRTQLVLLEDRHGF
- a CDS encoding tyrosine-type recombinase/integrase; this translates as MPPRYKKAKNCRNEIYEYIDDLDAGTDDDNPEMRSSGSTQRYRQDLRWFDEWLDHNEIDSVTEVTSAKANRLGRTLSKEFNGSTPLYRWNRIHAFYEWLKAMELAEENPLNKWHGKKDEKWGMSRTSEQSKRLEEDENYAVTEKDVRLMEENVNQHRIRDQLIIRLLWQTGIRRGEASNLLISDVCRDKREITIRKKVAKYGKKRMVAYQSSLDGLLTEWLDYGYREEMAAGYDHNHLLVGERGAPLSGDRINEIVYESADRAGINRKIYADANAGTNESGDPKPNRWKITAHNIRHGYGTYLVNETDAGIWEVSKQLGHASVSITEDIYVEDDPRAGIDHAHKYGPD
- a CDS encoding 3'-5' exonuclease — its product is MTMNDGVEVPRYPIVGCEDVPITESAKINGPPGTGKTTQGLCRVQCLVAEEGYDVDDVTWITYRRSLADDLIEQMVDWGLIEEKQLIDPQHGATKQISTAHAVCYRLQRDEFQNRRTPSWDDYRRFCDEYYSVPYSTPVSSGSKPRGETLFGVYYWLKNNRKSMLEATDCDRYMDLMEIWPTSPSLQRFETDWEGFKEQESLVDYHEYLERALERSITPETDIVVIDEYHDAFPLLHALAKEWINDAKTAIVLGDPQQVVNHHEGASPAFFEELDLPEIHLMKTHRVPKLLWNAASNVLKGYHTPHTPDFASSYEGNALDEVHAPTFWYDQQTNTWEAPTGQRGSPDSLIERYVEAGEQSLFLVRARFQQHGIAAGFKDTGIIFCAQERSAGCWHQDNRKRHLYNALKRLEGYDENTAVYLRGPEVQELLHYTRAEDLEYNHSTIETVANSRWMRNSVVHVNAIDDLVTDSWWNRYTRGETSVAFLVEREGEHALPRAELMAALARNAEPTVDVEREGDGLANAPTIMTIHASKGTEADRVFVYDGVTKRIRRETRKNIRADANEDRTWYVALTRASKQTIVVRGAFEFMSSHLPSKGVLT